DNA from Candidatus Dependentiae bacterium:
TGCTTCGATAGGCGCTAATTCTTTAAAGCGGTTAAAAAAAGGGATAGTAGTTTGATCGAATTTTTCCCATTCAATTATGATAGTCGTGCCTTTTTTATCAGTTTCATTCCAATATCCATTGCTTTGTAGTGGTTGTATGACTATGGTTGCCGCAAAGAAGAATGTTGCTAAATATTTTTTGAATATGTTCATAAAATACCCACATTTTAAAAATCAATAAAATTAAACATATTTAAAGTTTAATAAATGAAAAAATATTGTAAAATGCTGGTCAAAATAAGGATTAAAAATCAAAAATGTTTAAAAATTCATAAAATCCTTAAAATTAACTTAATTCTTCTTAATCCTTTGTTTTTAGCCATTTATTTGCAAAGTGACGGAGCTATTGTCATAATGAGTCTAAATGTGACGGAGTTGGCGTTGTTTTCATAAAGGATAAAGATGGATTTTAAATATATAAAGAGAGCTTTTAAGGAACCGGAGCAAAGTTATTTTCTTTTTGGTCCTCGGGGCACTGGTAAATCAACAATGACAGAAAAAAATCATCCAGATGCTTTATTGATTGATTTGCGGCAAGCGGACATTCGGTATCGACTTACTGCAAATCCAGATCTTTTAACAGAACTTGTTAGTGCGCAACCTGATGGAAAAACAATTGTTATTGATGAAATTCAAAAAATACCAGAGCTTTTATCCATCGTACACATGCTTATTGAAAAAAAACATAAGTGGAAATTTATTCTTACAGGTTCGAGCGCTAGAAAGTTAAAAAGGCAGGGTGTAGATTTGCTTGGCGGTCGTGCATTAAAAAAGGTATTACATCCTTTTATGGCTTATGAGCTTAAAAAACAATTTAATTTTGATGATGCTTTGTTATACGGACTTTTACCTCTTCGTTTTTCATTTGAAGATTATAGCTCAACGTTGCAGGCTTATATCGATTTGTATTTAGATGAAGAAGTAAAAATGGAGGGTTTAATTCGGCATATTGAACCATTTACTAGATTTTTGCATGTGATGAGTCTTTCTCATGGTTCTATTTTAAATGTTGCAAATATTGCGCGTGAATGCCATGTAAAAAGAACAACTGTTTCTGATTGGATTGCTATTTTAGAAGACTTACTTGTTTGTTTTCAGATCAATATTTTTAGTCAAAGAGCAAAGCGAGAATTGA
Protein-coding regions in this window:
- a CDS encoding ATPase, yielding MDFKYIKRAFKEPEQSYFLFGPRGTGKSTMTEKNHPDALLIDLRQADIRYRLTANPDLLTELVSAQPDGKTIVIDEIQKIPELLSIVHMLIEKKHKWKFILTGSSARKLKRQGVDLLGGRALKKVLHPFMAYELKKQFNFDDALLYGLLPLRFSFEDYSSTLQAYIDLYLDEEVKMEGLIRHIEPFTRFLHVMSLSHGSILNVANIARECHVKRTTVSDWIAILEDLLVCFQINIFSQRAKRELSSHPKFYFFDAGVYRALRPKSIKDSESEINGAGLEGLVAQHLMAWKDYTTEKHDLFFWRTRSGVEVDFVILGKLGFWAIEVKNAEKIRNEDLQALSAFHEDYPDVKTIFLYRGKERLLKNNILCLPCEDFLRALCPDVPLGQGLK